In a single window of the Rhopalosiphum padi isolate XX-2018 chromosome 1, ASM2088224v1, whole genome shotgun sequence genome:
- the LOC132917440 gene encoding CCR4-NOT transcription complex subunit 1-like isoform X7, with product MNLDSLSYTLSQISYLVANLSKKNYKSSVQELVDAIQLQGFEADRHLLRCLLSHIDLKEIEGPRNISHKDYYQVQLLAQQCTTLLNKPSLTSILCFALDNPLNIQKPLKPSIQLFVQLSRILHLSLVQEVVFGLVCLESANYSTFALQFVKQKLPELIKSYINSDINTEQVTGGGLHDSSPEVLHLILSHVFAVDDQIFGISKEVKEVLLKNLRRDFPLEVAPVLLAPLIYSDNPDRPMDKINQDMSSISNSMLDPSLADLVMEMGYSICSSLEECRRNLLSVISGNGSSVIFGPSSIAKVLSMMIRTHTGLDTQSNLTYWPGDNANHDLDKSSINCTTWNVEVFVHTIKDLNPSLSWSDVIKELDHNDFIIKDRQGLVLLFTALRLGLKAQGYHADNFPVEMIYRHWSNSEAQMSLVQLILQNSDVFCFADYPYRSVSIDLLKVTPEADNKDINNWRSIELVDLMLYLAERGLYYQVQECLKFPAQKCPDLLALALIQSNGPLSMVRHEMISGLIPIFLGNHSNAGVILHHAWNHQNVGLRHTLVQAMSEWYVRSDHDHVKLSRILDIAQDLKALSLLLSVQQFVFVIDLACLASRREYLKLDKWLSDKIREHGENFVSACVKFLQKRCPQLAGSSTKDEHLSKYTPLSSETVLTILNCLRNVTGTISQELSDAILQMVTNCTNMYMSKVVSARINSTAPPPAILRASQHHRLNEGPSSQVLVDQLTGLATSLASLGLNSSAQSSSTFSLPGSLGQLVQTPGSPSRNNIGNTSGHGGFSIMTPSSSNAPGPAVSSQLSGPSNMLGRLPPHQINPSAIVKANHPIDNSLFVDGNMPVSVPKDIEDEANSYFQRIYNLAPHHSLSIDEVLEMLKRFQESPVKREREVFCCMLRNLFEEYRFFPAYPEKELITTAHLFGGIIEHGLVSNYKALGLALRFILDALKKSPSSKMYNFGITALDRFKHRLKDYHQYCSHIYAIPHFQQFPQHLIEYVEYGKTSNEPPSRVTDLAGASSNIISQGSFMPNSLNAFKAQSITTTTATTTVSSSSSKLTTTNAVLPSRPSIANTTNIDTLLVATEQEDKMIAPAENVQDKIAFIFNNLSQVNLQTKCDEIREIITHECLPWLSQYLVMKRVSIELNFHTLYSNFLDCLNNEALNSLIILETFRNIRVLLKSDKGMANFSDRSLLKNLGHWLGMITLAKNKPILLDDIDLKMLLVEAYNKGHQELLFTVPFIAKILESCAKSKVFRPRNPWTMSVMNCLAELHEEPDLKLTLKFEVEVLCKALNIELKDLTAGYVLKDPEIAKKLEPQLSNAEKSKPRPQSAPEPPKMSVPTPQRQTPIIQTIVASQAQQQQNNNATVPSINSNTRFNDELVGHVVAAGGVTTLTSTGSMGISGTPGMSPPLPLVEPKFNYVTFNTTNSSQIMSMIVINSQIPLFHSQPTLKTYVRNAIERSIQEWINPVVERSVKIAVITTEHIVKKDFGMDPDDTHLRKAAHCMVRNLTSGLAMITCREQVIQTLTTNLKQHFMSVLISPSQSQKEMIDQACTMCANDNLELACAFVQKTATEKAVIEIDKYLKIEYDRRSMSRMEGRRYCDPLVLGGQAEYLPETLRNKVGLPPPQMIGVYEEFARNIPGFQPLDREAVSLFIPKSGFPPDEMTVVYEKLISDIESLLQLYIASQRMLSNTTQPSNLHGVMEAMTALRRSRDIVTAGNVVNKTVESYLDGLSSSANHDLDMSIRYRDIHLNIFRAFQDPRAYNLQWTNKTLTKALMESRDELRFNIDAIDVLIRAGMVNISMYDMHLAMSMDNGANYVAMAYIKQFLQNYLIDNRSNSPITEHHLQATIDALNGIVLSGRPVPDGLTALLEAIRSPQTENNASERMASGSSSSSAHIQHGMLQGRDFDDPPGLLEKTEFLLKEWLTIYSAAPNRDPGKTFSVYIHQMNVQGILKSDDIITRFFRLSTQMMVELCYRQIPDQTQSPSTVRAKLFHTIDAYVKLIVLLVKHSGDATAITTKTNLLNKVLGIVVGVLLQDHDVQATDFHQLPYHRILITLFLDLNAPDPVLESINYPILAAFCHTFHLLRPRKVPGFAYAWLELISHRIFIGRLLGLTPQQKGWNFYAQLLIDLFKYLAPFLRNAELAKPVHLLYKGTLRVLLILLHDFPEFLCEFHYGFCDVIPPNCIQMRNLILSAFPRNMRLPDPFTPNLKVDVLQEISLAPKISPDFQCYIQPASFKKDLDLYLKTRAPVTFLSEIRTTMQQSCCEPGMRYNLSLLNAIVLYVGTQAIQHIRSKGLVPNTSTIAHSAHMDIFQNLSVDLDTEGRYLFLNAIANQLRFPNSHTHYFSCTLLYLFAEANSEAIQEQITRVLLERLIVNRPHPWGLLITFIELIKNPAYKFWNHEFVHCAPEIEKLFESVARSCMVHKQPNTSTDSGDLPDL from the exons GCAATCCAATTGCAAGGATTTGAAGCAGATCGACATTTATTGCGCTGTCTTCTTTCTCACATAGATCTTAAAGAGATTGAAGGACCGCGGAATATATCACATAAGGATTACTACCAAGTTCAATTGTTGGCACAACAGTGTACAACTCTTTTAAATAAGCCTTCCCTCACTTCGATTTTGTGTTTTGCACTTGACAATCCACTTAATATACAAaag CCATTAAAACCATCAATACAGCTATTTGTCCAGCTGAGTAGGATATTGCATCTTAGTCTCGTTCAAGAAGTTGTTTTTGGACTCGTTTGTTTGGAATCAGCAAACTATTCAACATTTGCATTACAATTTGTTAAACAAAAATTGCCAGAATTAATCAAATCTTATATTAACTCAG ataTTAATACTGAGCAAGTTACTGGAGGAGGATTGCATGATTCTAGTCCTgaagtattacatttaatattaagtcaCGTATTTGCTGTCGATGATCAAATATTtg gcatAAGCAAAGAAGTCAaagaagttttattaaaaaatttacgcCGTGATTTTCCGCTCGAAGTTGCTCCTGTATTATTGGCTCCTTTAATATATTCTGATAACCCAGATCGCCCAATGgataaaataaatcaagatATGTCATCTATTTCCAATTCAAtg TTGGATCCATCACTAGCTGATTTAGTTATGGAAATGGGCTATTCTATTTGTTCATCACTAGAAGAATGCCGTCGAAATTTGTTATCGGTAATTAGTGGAAATGGTTCTTCAGTCATTTTTGGCCCTTCGTCAATTGCAAAAGTGTTATCAATGATGATACGAACACATACTGGGCTTGACACTCAATCAAATTTGACATACTGGCCTGGCGACAATGCAAACCATGATCTAGACAAAAGctctattaattgtacaacatGGAATGTTGAAGTTTTTGTTCATACAATCAAAGACttg aatccATCATTGTCTTGGTCAGATGTTATCAAAGAACTTGACCataacgattttattattaaagatagaCAAGGTTTAGTTCTTCTTTTTACTGCTTTGCGACTTGGCTTAAAAGCCCAAGGATATCATGCAGATAACTTTCCCGTTGAAATGATTTATCGACATTGGTCAAATTCTGAAGCACag atgtcACTTGTCCAActtatattacaaaattctgatgttttttgttttgctgATTATCCATACCGTTCTGTGTCAATCGATTTGCTGAAAGTAACCCCAGAAGCagataataaagatattaataattg gcgtTCTATTGAGCTTGTCGATTTAATGTTGTATTTGGCTGAACGTGGTCTTTATTATCAAGTGCAAGAGTGTTTAAAGTTTCCAGCTCAAAAATGTCCTGATTTATTGGCCCTTGCTCTAATTCAGTCTAATGGTCCTTTGAGTATGGTCAGGCATGAAATGATAAGTGGCCTTATACCAATATTTCTTGGAAATCATAGCAATGCAGGTGTCATATTGCACCATGCATGGAATCATCAG aatgtTGGGCTCAGACATACTCTAGTACAAGCCATGAGTGAATGGTATGTGCGTAGTGATCACGACCATGTAAAACTTTCCCGCATTTTAGATATAGCTCAagatttaaag gcaTTATCTCTATTGTTAAGTGTTCAGCAGTTTGTATTTGTCATTGATTTAGCTTGTTTAGCTTCACGACGAGAATACTTGAAACTTGATAAATGGTTATCAGATAAAATTCGTGAACATGGCGAAAATTTTGTTTCTGCTTGTGTTAAATTTTTGCaa aaACGATGCCCTCAGTTAGCCGGATCTTCAACCAAAGATGAACATTTGTCTAAATACACTCCATTGTCATCAGAGACTGTTCTAACAATCTTAAATTGTCTACGCAATGTTACTGG aACTATTTCACAAGAACTCTCAGATGCTATTTTGCAAATGGTAACAAATTGTACCAATATGTATATGTCTAAAGTAGTATCAGCACGTATTAATTCAACAGCTCCGCCACCAGCTATTCTCCGTGCTTCACAACATCATCGACTAAATGAAGGGCCATCATCACAAGTATTAGTTGACCAACTTACTGGGTTGGCTACTAGTCTTGCTAGTCTTGGATTAAATTCTTCAGCACAATCAAGTTCTACATTTAGTTTACCtg GCTCCTTAGGGCAGTTAGTTCAAACACCTGGATCGCCATCTCGTAATAATATCGGTAATACATCTGGACATGGAGGTTTCTCTATTATGACCCCTTCATCTTCAAATGCTCCAGGTCCTGCAGTTTCCAGTCAATTATCTGGACCATCTAATATGCTTGGCCGATTACCACCTCACCAGATCAATCCATCAGCAATAGTAAAAGCTAATCATCCTA ttgacaACAGTTTATTTGTTGATGGTAACATGCCAGTCTCTGTACCTAAAGACATAGAAGATGAAGCAAATAGTTATTTCCAACGTATTTATAATTTGGCACCCCATCATTCACTATCAATTGATGAAGTGCTAGAAATGTTAAAAAGATTTCAAGAATCTCCAGTTAAACGTGAAAGg gAAGTTTTTTGTTGTATGTTGAGAAACTTGTTTGAAGAGTATAGATTTTTCCCAGCATATCCTGAAAAAGAACTAATAACAACAGCTCATCTTTTTGGTGGTATTATAGAGCATGGTCTTGTTtc aaattataaagcTTTGGGTCTTGCGCTACGTTTTATTTTGGATGCACTAAAGAAAAGTCCAagttctaaaatgtataattttggtATAACTGCATTGGATCGTTTTAAACATCGTTTGAAGGATTATCATCAATATTGTTCTCACATTTATGCAATTCCTCATTTCCAACAGTTCCCACAACATCTAATtgag tATGTTGAGTATGGTAAAACTTCAAACGAACCACCATCTAGAGTAACAGATTTAGCTGGAGCaagtagtaatattatatcacaaggATCATTCATGCCAAATTCTCTTAATGCTTTCAAAGCCCAAAGTATCACTACTACTACAGCTACTACTACAGTATCATCTTCATCTTCTAAACTTACTACTACCAATGCTGTGTTACCATCCAGG CCTTCAATTGCAAACACAACAAATATCGATACTTTGTTGGTGGCCACAGAACAAGAGGACAAAATGATTGCACCTGCTGAAAATGTTCAAGATAAAATAGCTTTTATCTTTAACAACTTAAGTCAAGTGAATCTGCAAACTAag tgTGATGAAATTAGAGAAATTATTACCCATGAATGTTTACCATGGCTATCACAATATTTGGTTATGAAACGTGTCAGTATTGAATTGAATTTCCATACCTTGTACTCTAATTTTTTGGATTGTTTGAATAACGAAGCCttgaattctttaataatattggaaACATTCAGGAATATAAGA gttTTGTTAAAAAGTGACAAAGGAATGGCCAATTTTTCTGATAGATCACTTTTAAAGAATTTAGGTCATTGGTTGGGAATGATAACATTAGcaaaaaataaacctatactATTGGACGATATTGacctaaaaatgttattggtgGAAGCATATAACAAGGGACATCAAGAACTACTATTTACTGTGCCATTTATTGCTAAGATACTAGAATCATGTGCTAAAAGCAAG gtaTTTAGACCAAGAAATCCATGGACAATGTCTGTAATGAACTGTCTAGCTGAACTTCATGAAGAACCAGATTTGAAATTAACTTTGAAATTCGAAGTTGAAGTATTGTGTAAAGCTTTAAACATAGAACTTAAG gattTGACTGCTGGTTATGTTCTTAAAGATCCAGAAATAGCAAAGAAATTAGAACCTCAACTATCTAATGCAGAAAAATCTAAACCTCGACCTCAAAGTGCTCCAGAGCCTCCAAAAATGTCTGTTCCTACACCCCAACGCCAAACACCAATTATTCaaa caattgTTGCCTCTCAAGCTCAGCAACAACAGAATAATAATGCAACAGTTCCATCAATAAATTCTAATACTCGATTCAATGATGAACTTGTTGGCCATGTAGTGGCTGCTGGTGGAGTTACAACTTTAACATCTACTGGTAGCATGGGCATTAGTGGTACACCAGGCATGTCTCCACCACTACCTTTGGTTGAGCCTAAGTTTAATTATGTTACATTCAATACTACTAATTCATCACAGATAATGTCTATGATTGTTATTAACTctcaa attccgCTGTTTCATAGCCAACCAACACTAAAGACTTACGTACGCAATGCCATTGAACGGTCAATCCAAGAATGGATAAATCCTGTTGTCGAGAGATCAGTAAAAATTGCAGTAATTACCACAGAACACATTGTTAAAAaa GATTTTGGTATGGACCCAGATGACACCCATTTACGTAAAGCAGCGCATTGTATGGTAAGAAATTTAACTTCTGGTTTGGCAATGATTACCTGTCGAGAGCAAGTCATTCAAACATTGACAACTAATTTGAAGCAACATTTTATGAGTGTTTTGatt TCTCCATCACAATCTCAAAAGGAAATGATTGATCAAGCTTGTACCATGTGTGCAAATGATAATTTAGAATTAGCATGTGCATTTGTCCAAAAAACTGCAACTGAAAAAGCCGTAATAGAAATtgacaaatacttaaaaatt gaaTACGATAGGCGCAGTATGTCAAGAATGGAAGGTCGTCGTTATTGTGATCCACTAGTATTAGGTGGCCAAGCAGAATATCTGCCAGAAACTCTACGTAATAAAGTTGGTTTACCACCACCTCAGATGATTGGAGTGTATGAGGAATTTGCAAGGAACATACCTGGTTTTCAACCATTAGATCGGGAAGCTGTTTCGTTATTCATTCCAAaatct GGTTTTCCGCCTGATGAGATGACAGTAGTTTATGAAAAACTCATTAGTGACATTGAGTcacttttacaattatatatagcCAGCCAACGAATGCTTTCTAACACAACACAACCATCAAATTTACATGGTGTTATGGAAGCAATGACAGCATTAAGAAGATCACGTGATATTGTTACTGCAGGAAATGTtgttaataaa acTGTAGAAAGTTATTTAGATGGTCTTAGTTCATCAGCAAACCATGATTTGGATATGAGTATCAGATACCGTGATATACATCTCAATATATTTAGAGCTTTTCAAGATCCTCGTGCTTACAATTTACAATGGACAAATAAAACTCTGACcaa AGCTCTCATGGAATCTAGAGATGAGTTACGTTTTAACATTGATGCAATTGATGTTTTAATACGTGCTGGGATGGTGAATATTAGCATGTATGACATGCACTTGGCTATGTCTATGGATAATGGTGCAAATTATGTAGCCATGGCatacattaaacaatttttacaaaactatttGATAGATAATCGTTCTAATTCACCTATAACTGAACATCATCTCCAAGCTACTATTGATGCATTGAATGGCATTGTACTTAGTGGTCGCCCTGTTCCTGATGG gttgaCAGCACTTCTGGAAGCAATTAGATCACCACAAACAGAAAATAATGCTTCAGAAAGAATGGCTAGTGGCAGTAGTAGTTCCTCAGCACACATTCAACATGGGATGCTACAG GGTAGAGACTTTGATGATCCTCCTGGATTGTTGGAAAAAACTGAGTTTTTACTTAAGGAATGGTTGACCATTTATAGTGCAGCACCCAATAGAGATCCAGGAAAGACTTTTAGTGTATACATTCATCAA ATGAATGTCCAaggaattttaaaatctgaTGACATCATAACTCGATTTTTCCGTCTCAGTACACAGATGATGGTTGAACTATGTTATAGACAGATACCTGATCAAACACAGTCTCCTTCTACTGTCCGTGCTAAACTTTTCCATACAATTGATGCCTACGTTAAACTCATTGTGCTACTAGTTAAACATTCTGGTGATGCAACTGCCATAACTACTAAAACAAATCTTTTGAATAAA gttCTTGGAATTGTTGTTGGTGTTTTGCTTCAAGATCATGACGTCCAAGCCACTGACTTTCACCAATTACCGTACCATAGGATTTTAATCACCCTTTTCCTTGATTTGAATGCACCTGATCCAGTATTAGAATCAATCAATTATCCC atACTTGCTGCATTTTGTCATACTTTTCATCTACTTCGACCAAGAAAAGTTCCAGGCTTCGCATATGCTTGGCTGGAACTTATATCTCATAGGATATTCATTGGTCGTCTTTTGGGATTAACTCCACAACAAAAG GGTTGGAATTTCTATGCTCAATTACTCATTGACCTGTTCAAATACCTGGCTCCATTCTTAAGAAATGCTGAACTTGCCAAGCCTGTTCATTTGTTATATAAGGGAACATTGCGAGTGCTCCTTATTTTGCTACATGATTTTCCAGAATTCTTGTGCGAGTTCCACTATGGCTTTTGTGATGTGATACCTCCAAATTGCATTCAG atGAGAAATTTGATATTATCTGCATTCCCACGTAACATGCGTTTACCAGATCCATTTACACCAAACTTAAAAGTTGATGTGCTTCAAGAAATATCTTTGGCTCCAAAAATTAGTCCAGATTTTCAATGCTACATCCAACCAGCTagctttaaaaaa gatttagatttatatttgaaaactcGAGCTCCAGTTACATTTTTGTCAGAGATCCGTACTACGATGCAACAGAGTTGTTGTGAACCAGGAATGCGTTATAATCTTTCACTTTTAAACGCAATTGTTCTGTATGTTGGTACCCAAGCTATTCAACATATTCGCAGCAAGGGTTTAGTTCCAAATACCTCTACTATTGCTCATTCTGCGCACATGgatattttccaaaatttatCTGTGGACCTTGACACAGAAg gtcgctatttgtttttaaatgctaTTGCAAACCAATTACGTTTTCCTAATAGCCACACACATTACTTTAGCTGTACTCTTTTGTATCTATTTGCTGAGGCTAACAGTGAAGCTATTCAAGAACAAATAACAAG AGTTCTTTTGGAAAGGTTGATTGTTAACAGACCTCATCCTTGGGGCTTATTGATCACATTTATTGAGCTAATAAAAAATCCAGCTTACAAGTTTTGGAACCACGAATTTGTACATTGCGCTCCAGAAATTGAAAA GTTATTTGAATCTGTTGCCCGTTCTTGCATGGTACACAAACAACCCAACACTTCAACAGATAGTGGAGATTTACCAGATTTATAA